The Aphis gossypii isolate Hap1 chromosome 3, ASM2018417v2, whole genome shotgun sequence genome includes a region encoding these proteins:
- the LOC114127103 gene encoding DNA-(apurinic or apyrimidinic site) endonuclease, with protein sequence MSGKTKQKKMADYITTTADNSKKRARNNDENDSESKKPKSGQVDLNEINFDCEKKNAKDLTWNLKIVSWNVAGLRAWLKKDVVQYLKKENPDIICLQEIKCTEKQIPDEAKLPGYTIYINSGDKAGYSGVALYSKKKPISVRMGKEIKELDDNEGRVIEAEYEQFFLVSTYIPNAGAGLKTLPKRMKWDEEFRKYLKLLDTKKPVVLTGDLNVAHEEIDIANPKTNTKSAGFTKEERDNMSLLLEQGFIDTFRTLYPEKTGAYTFWTYFHNARAKNVGWRLDYFILSKRLMDNVCDSDIRSEVLGSDHCPIVLYINV encoded by the exons atgagtggcaaaacaaaacaaaaaaaaatggctgACTATATTACAACAACAGCagataactcaaaaaaaagaGCTCGAAACAATGATGAAAAtgattcagaatctaaaaagcCCAAGTCGGGACAAGTAGATTTGAacgaaataaattttgattgtgagaaaaaaaatgctaaaGACCTTACTTGGAatctgaaaattgtttcatGGAATGTTGCTGGCCTTAGAGCGTGGCTTAAg aaaGATGTTGTACAGTATCTTAAAAAAGAGAATCcagatataatttgtttacaagAAATTAAATGCACTGAAAAACAAATACCAGATGAGGCAAAATTACCtggatatacaatttatatcaattcag gtGACAAGGCTGGTTACTCAGGAGTAGCTTTATATTCTAAGAAAAAGCCTATTAGTGTGAGAATGGGAAAAGAAATAAAAGAGTTGGATGATAATGAAGGCCGTGTTATTGAAGCAgaatatgaacaatttttcCTGGTTTCTACTT atattccAAATGCTGGTGCTGGGTTAAAAACTTTACCAAAAAGAATGAAATGGGATGAGGAATttcgtaaatacttgaaactgTTAGATACTAAGAAACCAGTTGTGTTAACTGGAGATTTGAATGTTGCTCATGAAgaaattg atattgcaaacccaaaaacaaatacaaaaagtgCAGGTTTCACTAAAGAAGAAAGAGACAATATGTCATTACTTCTTGAACAAGGATTCATTGATACATTTAGAACATTATACCCGGAGAAAACTGGAGCCTACACTTTTTGgacatattttcataatgcAAGAGCTAAAAATGTTGGATG gagactggattattttatattatcaaaaagacTCATGGATAATGTATGCGATAGTGATATAAGAAGTGAAGTACTTGGTAGTGATCACTGTCCAATTGTGCTTtacattaatgtttaa